A segment of the Crateriforma spongiae genome:
GCGGAACGACCGACCTTGAACCTCGGGCGGAATCGTCGCATCCGCAAAATCCAACAACGTCGGTGCCAAGTCGATGTTTTCGATCATCGCGTCCGTTCGCACATTGGCCGGGATCGCGGGAGGATAGTGCATGATCAACGGGGTACGCATCGATTCATCGAACATCCATCGCTTGTCGATATAGTCGTGTTCGCCCAGCATCATTCCCTGATCCGACGTGTAGAGAATGATCGTATTATCAAACAGATCGTTGCGTTTCAGATAATCAAACAATCGCCCCAAGTTATCGTCGACGCCTTTGACACAGCGCAAATAATTCTTCAGGTAGGTTTGATACGCCTTCACGGCGGCGGCACGGTCCGACAGCGACGGATCGTCCGCATACATGTGCGTGTAATTTCGAAACGGATTTCGACGCGTGACCGATGTTCCGATGTGTGGCAACAACTGGTCGTTCACGCCCCTCGTCGCCAGGGAACCGAATCCGGCCGACTGTCTCCACATGGAATCGGGAATCGGAATGTCAGTATCACGCAGGTAATCTTCATAGCGCGGCGCGTACTCAAAAAAATCGTGCGGCGCTTTGTAGTGGTGCATCAGGAAGAACGGACGATCCGCGTCACGCTGATTGGCAAGCCAGTCCAGCGTCAGGTCGGTGATCGCGTCGGTGGAATGCTTGCCTTTGACCTGAATCAGATTGTCTGGCCATGCCGTTTCACCACGCACCTGAAAGAATGGATCGAAATATTTGCCTTGTCCCGGAAGAACACAGTAGTGATCAAAATCAACAGGCTCATGGGTCAGGTGCCATTTGCCGATCACTGCGGTTTGGTAACCCGCCGCACGCAACTGCCGTGGCAACGTGTGGAACTCCGGCGACAGGCTGTCGTCCAGGTCGCGGGTATTGGTGGTGTGCGAATACCGGCCGCTGATCACGCTGGCTCGCGACGGGGTGCAGATGGAATTGCTGCAAAAACTGTTCTCCAGCAGCATTCCGCCCTCGGCCAGTTGGTCCAAGACCGGCGTCGGGTCGACTTTCGCAAGCCGTCGCTGATAGGCCCCGATCGCCTGCGACGTATGGTCGTCGGACATGATGAACAGGATGTTGGGCTGGCCAGATGCCTGTCCATCGATAGCGTCGGAATCGCTCGCTCCCCGGCATGTTGTTACCGCCAGCAATGCGAATAGCGACAACACAAAACATCTTGCACAGTTCATCATGACCTCGCGAATGCGACTCTGGGGGACCGATCGGGCGGTCCGATAGATTAGCCGATGATGAACGCTGTGTTTCGGTTGTGCACGATCGGTGCTAATGGCTGTCCGGATGGGTCTCAATGACAACGCGGTGAATCTGACCGTTGAATTTGCTCGTTTCCCGTGTGTACGCTCCGCTGACAGGCGTCTCCATGTCGACGCCCACACCGGCGGTTTCGTCAGCCGAATAGATGTTCGGTTCCGTCTTGGGGACGTGCCCAGTGGCGACCGATTGGCCGTTGACCGATAGCGTTACCGTCCCGCCTCCGCCGCGGCCACCCTCATAGTCGAAGCTCATCTTCAACGTTGATTTGCCCGCGGGTAGCGGAGACTTGCCAGAGACCTTCGTTTCTTGAAGTCCCAGATAGTTGTAGACGAAGACCGGAATGCCCTTGTCAAGATAAAGACTGTAACCACCGAATCGTCCACCCTGGGCCAACACCACTCCATGAGTGCTCGCGTTATTGGTTTCCAAGTCGGCTTCGATGCTATAGGACGTGTTCTTCGTGTTGATAAAATCGTTCTCCAGCAGTCCGAACATGCCTTCGGATAACTCCAGCTTGGTGCGACCGAACATCAGATCGGGGCGGCCGGCAATCTGAGGGTTCGCAAGCTCGATCCGTCGATCATCCATCGGCAAGACGTTGTAGGCGATCGCCTCACCGATGAAACGATCTTGAAGTTCGGCAAGCTTGTCGGGGTGCTGGTCGGCAACGTTCGTCGACATGCTGAAGTCTTCGGCGACGTTGTACAACTCCCAGACGTCATCTGCGATCCGGTTCTGCGGCTCGCCCCAAGGCGGCGAGTGGATTGTGCGAGCCATCCATCCATTTTGGTACAACGCACGATTCCCAAACATCTCGAAATACTGAATCGTGTGACGGTCCGCGGCGTCCGGGTTGTCGAAGCTATAGACCATGCTGACGCCCTCGATCGGTCGTTGGGGAATTCCGTCAACCACTTTGGGCTGCGGGACCCCGATGGCTTCCAAGATGGTCGGAACCACGTCGATCACGTGATGCCATTGGCTTCGCAATTCTCCTTTGGATTGAATTCCGTTGGGCCAATGAACGACCATTCCCTGTCGGGTGCCACCGTAATCCGAAGCGATTTGCTTGGTCCAAGCGAACGGTGAATCGTAGGCAACCGCCCAACCGGCGGCCATGTGTGGATAGGTTTCAGGTCCGCCCCACTTGTCGTAGTACTGCAGCATGAACTCAACATCCGATCCCTTCGGCTCGGCGTTGAAGTAAGTCATTTCGTTGTACAACCCGTTCTCGATGCCTTCGGCGCTCGTGCCGTTGTCACCGGCGATGTAGAAAATCAACGTGTTGTCGATTTCACCCAAATCTTCCACGGCTTGTACCAGGCGACCAATTTCCGTGTCGGTCATGTCGATATACGCCGAGAACACTTCGGCCTGTCGCGAAAACAGCTTTTTCTCGTCCGCCGACAAATTCGCCCAGTCCTTGATCCAGTCTGGTTTCTCGGCCAACTTCGTTCCCTTGGGAATCACGCCGCTGGCCAACTGGCGTTGATAGATCTGTTCTCGCAGGACATCCCATCCCTGATCAAACCGTCCCTTCTGTTTTTCGATATACGACTTTGGCACGTGGTGGGGGGCATGAGTCGCGCCCGGTGCGAAATACATAAAGAAGGGTTTCTCGGGCGTCAGCGACTGCTGAAATCGCATCCAATCAATCGCCTTGGTCGTCATGTCGGACAGGAAGTGATAATCCGGCTGGTCAGGCGTTTCGACGCGATTTTCGTTGTGATAGATGGTCGGCGTCCATTGGTTGGTTTCACCGCCTAGAAATCCGTAAAACTCATCAAACCCTTGGCGATTCGGCCAACGCGACATCGGTCCCGACGGGCTGATTTCCCAAACGGCCGTCTCATGCCATTTCCCGTACGCCGACGTGCTGTAGCCGTTGTAATTCATCATCTTTCCGATCGCGGCGACATCGTCGGGCAGAACGCCGGTGTAACCCGGAAACGATGTGGCCAATTCGGTAATCTTGCCCATCGCGGCGGAATGATGATTGCGACCCGTTTTCAAAGCTTGGCGTGTCGGTGAACAGAGCGCCGTGGAATGAAATTGGTTGTAAAAGATCCCCTGCTTGGCAAGCTTGTCGAACGTATCGGTCTTGACCGGACCGCCGAAATGACTGGTTCCGCCGAATCCAAGATCGTCCACCAAAATGATGATCACATTGGGGGCACCCTTGGGCGGTTTCACTTCAAAAACCGAAGGCGTTCCCATGTCACGCGCGTCCAGCGTTTTAATCGGCGGGATGGACGGCGGCTTGATCGGCAGGACCTCGCGGTCCTCAAATGTCGGTGTCGGCGGCTTGACCTTGCCGGCTTCTTCAGCCGAGCAAACGGTCCCCCAAATGATCAGGGTGGTGGGAACGAGCCAACGGATGACCGCTTTCATAGGAATGCCCTCAGTTGTGACCCTGCGTCGACGGCGTCGAGACGAAGGGAAGCATGGATTGATCAAGGTGGATAAGAATTCGACGAGCAACACGCGTCTCGCCTTGCTATTCAGCCAAGGCGAATGGAAAGGCGAACAAGTAAGCAGCGGACCGTTCTATCAGACATTTTACGGTACAAGCGACTGTTCACTCAGCCGGATGCGATGAATACACCATACCGACACAACAATTTCATACACCAAGTGAACGTCTGTGGCCCCAAGTACTCGTGTCTTTGCGATGCTGCCTTCTCAATCGTTACCTGCCGCGAACCCAGCGTCCCATAACGCAATTCCTGCTAAGCAACAGACAGCAATCCTTGTCGACTGAAATCTGGAGCATCGCTCACGATCCCTCTCACGCACCGAGAGGCAAGACGAGAAAGTCACGGCCATCCAAAACAAAGCAACCGACAAGATTCCCATCTCGCTCGAACCTGTCGAAACGCAATCCAAAACATTGAAAAGACGCCTGACCCCTTTGGCGTGTTTGACCCCTTTGGCGTGTTAAAAGCGAACGAACCATGCGAACAATCAAGACGAGCAAACGACAAGCCGGGCCACCGATCCGACAGAAATTTCCGTCGCGAGACGGTCAAAACCGCAATGAACGGTCGCTTGATTGAGGCCTAGACACAAGTTGACGTGAACGTGCCAATCGACCCCCTCCTCAAACCGCTTTCCCGGAACCATGACGGGACCGGCGAAATTCTGATTTGACGAAAAAACACGGCCACGGCGAGGACGACCCCTCACTTCGCTTTTTCGCGGACGCATCGTAGTGCGGAAGCTGCCATCCGTCCTCTAGCGACAAGTGGTAGAATCTTCACAAAATGTTTTTCGAAAAAGTGTTTTCCTAGAGCTTCCAACTGCTACGATTGATGTTAACGACAGTCAGCATTGGCGGCATTCGCATGGGGTAGAATATGTTACTGTTTTCTGTTCGATTGTTTTTGAACGACATTCGGTTGTTCCTGATCCTGGTGGGCACCATTTCCTCGGGGCGAGTCTTGATGATTCCCCGAGCCGACA
Coding sequences within it:
- a CDS encoding sulfatase family protein, which produces MMNCARCFVLSLFALLAVTTCRGASDSDAIDGQASGQPNILFIMSDDHTSQAIGAYQRRLAKVDPTPVLDQLAEGGMLLENSFCSNSICTPSRASVISGRYSHTTNTRDLDDSLSPEFHTLPRQLRAAGYQTAVIGKWHLTHEPVDFDHYCVLPGQGKYFDPFFQVRGETAWPDNLIQVKGKHSTDAITDLTLDWLANQRDADRPFFLMHHYKAPHDFFEYAPRYEDYLRDTDIPIPDSMWRQSAGFGSLATRGVNDQLLPHIGTSVTRRNPFRNYTHMYADDPSLSDRAAAVKAYQTYLKNYLRCVKGVDDNLGRLFDYLKRNDLFDNTIILYTSDQGMMLGEHDYIDKRWMFDESMRTPLIMHYPPAIPANVRTDAMIENIDLAPTLLDFADATIPPEVQGRSFRELCETGIEPEDWKQEAYYRYWMHIAHHDVPGHLGIRTKRYKLMFFYGMDFRDRGKPRTPPAWELYDLQSDPLELTNVVDDPDYADVVKDLKRRLAKKRALIGDTGSESAAVEAVIQQHWDDTPDDRVQARKISATYAKSRQGRRRYIPGENKHDK
- a CDS encoding arylsulfatase — protein: MKAVIRWLVPTTLIIWGTVCSAEEAGKVKPPTPTFEDREVLPIKPPSIPPIKTLDARDMGTPSVFEVKPPKGAPNVIIILVDDLGFGGTSHFGGPVKTDTFDKLAKQGIFYNQFHSTALCSPTRQALKTGRNHHSAAMGKITELATSFPGYTGVLPDDVAAIGKMMNYNGYSTSAYGKWHETAVWEISPSGPMSRWPNRQGFDEFYGFLGGETNQWTPTIYHNENRVETPDQPDYHFLSDMTTKAIDWMRFQQSLTPEKPFFMYFAPGATHAPHHVPKSYIEKQKGRFDQGWDVLREQIYQRQLASGVIPKGTKLAEKPDWIKDWANLSADEKKLFSRQAEVFSAYIDMTDTEIGRLVQAVEDLGEIDNTLIFYIAGDNGTSAEGIENGLYNEMTYFNAEPKGSDVEFMLQYYDKWGGPETYPHMAAGWAVAYDSPFAWTKQIASDYGGTRQGMVVHWPNGIQSKGELRSQWHHVIDVVPTILEAIGVPQPKVVDGIPQRPIEGVSMVYSFDNPDAADRHTIQYFEMFGNRALYQNGWMARTIHSPPWGEPQNRIADDVWELYNVAEDFSMSTNVADQHPDKLAELQDRFIGEAIAYNVLPMDDRRIELANPQIAGRPDLMFGRTKLELSEGMFGLLENDFINTKNTSYSIEADLETNNASTHGVVLAQGGRFGGYSLYLDKGIPVFVYNYLGLQETKVSGKSPLPAGKSTLKMSFDYEGGRGGGGTVTLSVNGQSVATGHVPKTEPNIYSADETAGVGVDMETPVSGAYTRETSKFNGQIHRVVIETHPDSH